One segment of Radiobacillus kanasensis DNA contains the following:
- a CDS encoding GNAT family N-acetyltransferase, translating to MKIRKADLSDAKGIAKVHVDSWRSTYRNMVPQEYLSKLSYEEREKLWIQNMKDTDVFVAVTENGDIVGFANGGKERTGDYIYEGELYAIYLLEHHQSQGIGLDLVKAVVNQLREENLDSMLVWVLSDNNARHFYERIGGRVVDTKPIQIAGTKLLETAYGWEDIRLIK from the coding sequence ATGAAAATAAGAAAAGCAGACTTATCCGATGCAAAAGGAATTGCCAAAGTCCACGTTGATAGTTGGAGAAGTACGTATAGAAATATGGTGCCACAGGAATATTTGAGCAAGTTATCCTATGAAGAACGGGAGAAACTATGGATTCAGAACATGAAGGATACGGACGTATTTGTAGCGGTAACAGAAAATGGGGATATTGTCGGATTTGCGAATGGAGGAAAAGAAAGGACAGGAGATTACATCTATGAAGGGGAGCTGTACGCCATCTATTTGCTAGAGCATCATCAATCTCAAGGGATAGGACTGGACCTCGTAAAAGCAGTCGTGAACCAACTACGGGAGGAAAATCTGGATTCCATGCTTGTCTGGGTTCTAAGTGACAATAACGCTCGCCATTTTTATGAAAGAATAGGTGGTCGTGTTGTGGACACTAAACCCATTCAAATTGCTGGTACAAAGTTACTGGAAACTGCATATGGGTGGGAAGATATTAGGCTGATAAAGTAA
- a CDS encoding YcdB/YcdC domain-containing protein yields the protein MIREELKKRALSLIQLPDHYEAEIEEYMEGENGEGEALFAWTNKERDQGISVTLDLSGNLISLSIDKEDEENVLNPLDVNERRKLAEQFLNQQYPDALQQFTYNRYQKLSKAIRFHYEQFVMDLPLPYAGCFVDVNAKGEVIQFSFDGLKTAPNIPARLIDKQHLLDDVKERLSLDLVIKMVYKNLYDVHNSGLYMVYELESPMEYRADQLQPTLTIIREEEERESYVPLPVLGNKIARFQTLEETIGIPDNMEIIREVDMGDETGVVWRDRNWKNKEKDLSINGFFHEQNDGTVKAFLSKETGKIRSFMWFAERKGDLSLNREECYQRGVDFLTKLIPDYMPYLEQIVHPDDEEDRTSRAESFSFRVHNGHGVSLETEIVMVSVNRTTGEMDHYNGPSFSILELEELPNKPKISETEAKEIFCQHLDFELAWKKDYDSDDEAYNLVYRPCERDSRKRIRYINAITGEIITDR from the coding sequence ATGATAAGAGAAGAATTAAAGAAACGAGCATTATCACTCATTCAACTACCTGACCATTATGAAGCTGAAATAGAGGAATACATGGAAGGTGAAAACGGAGAAGGAGAAGCCTTATTTGCATGGACGAATAAGGAACGAGATCAAGGAATTAGCGTGACTCTAGATCTGTCAGGGAACTTAATCAGCTTGTCTATAGATAAGGAAGACGAAGAGAACGTATTAAATCCATTAGACGTAAATGAAAGAAGGAAACTTGCAGAGCAATTTTTAAATCAACAATATCCAGATGCACTCCAGCAATTCACTTATAATAGGTACCAAAAACTTAGCAAAGCTATTAGATTTCATTATGAGCAATTCGTTATGGATCTACCTCTTCCATATGCCGGTTGTTTTGTGGATGTAAATGCTAAAGGAGAGGTCATTCAATTCTCATTCGACGGGCTTAAAACAGCTCCAAATATTCCGGCGAGATTGATAGACAAACAGCATTTACTAGATGACGTGAAAGAAAGGCTAAGTCTTGATTTGGTCATTAAGATGGTCTACAAAAATTTATATGATGTTCATAATAGTGGACTTTACATGGTATATGAACTTGAATCGCCAATGGAGTACAGGGCGGATCAATTGCAACCTACTTTAACTATTATCCGGGAAGAAGAGGAAAGAGAATCATATGTGCCACTTCCTGTATTGGGTAATAAGATTGCTAGATTTCAAACTTTGGAGGAAACAATCGGTATTCCAGATAATATGGAAATAATTAGAGAAGTGGATATGGGGGATGAAACGGGGGTTGTATGGAGAGACCGTAACTGGAAGAACAAAGAAAAAGATCTTTCCATTAATGGATTTTTTCATGAACAGAATGATGGTACAGTTAAGGCGTTTCTGTCGAAAGAAACGGGGAAAATCAGAAGCTTTATGTGGTTTGCGGAACGAAAAGGGGATCTTTCCTTAAATCGAGAGGAATGCTATCAAAGAGGAGTAGACTTTTTAACTAAGCTAATCCCGGATTATATGCCATATTTGGAGCAAATCGTTCATCCTGATGATGAAGAAGATCGTACTTCTAGGGCGGAATCGTTTTCATTTCGTGTACATAATGGGCATGGAGTTTCTTTAGAAACAGAAATAGTGATGGTTTCGGTCAATCGAACAACAGGGGAAATGGACCATTATAATGGACCAAGCTTTTCTATCCTAGAGCTTGAAGAACTCCCTAATAAACCGAAGATTTCAGAGACAGAGGCGAAAGAAATATTTTGCCAGCATCTCGATTTTGAATTGGCTTGGAAGAAAGATTACGACAGTGATGATGAAGCTTACAACCTGGTTTACAGACCTTGTGAGCGAGATTCAAGAAAGAGAATTCGATATATTAATGCCATAACAGGAGAAATCATTACAGATAGGTAA
- a CDS encoding permease, producing MLGKIRSLLIDFTGIFIIGIAVYLMSFGSSLGDQIELPSSIYSMNTIFLSILIEALPFVLIGVLIAGGIQIFITEDHIKRWIPKNKFLAITMSCVIGACFPACECGIVPIVRRLISKGVPIYAGIGFLLTGPLINPIVILSTYMAFGNDFKIAFSRMIIGFLIAIFIAFMISLIFKTNQLKHKTDHYHNHLNTSNSKTIPGKILGVLTHSVDEFFDMGRYLIVGALLAAFVQTYISSESLVAIGNGQVISSTAVMMGLAYVLSLCSEADAFIGASFSNLFPPPAILAFLVYGPMIDLKNTIMMLSVFKSKFVFTFVGIVTLTVFFVMVLLSGFY from the coding sequence ATGCTAGGAAAAATTCGTTCGTTATTAATAGACTTTACTGGAATATTTATTATTGGTATCGCCGTGTATCTTATGTCTTTTGGTAGTTCTTTAGGAGATCAAATTGAACTACCATCAAGCATTTATAGTATGAATACGATCTTTTTAAGTATATTAATTGAAGCATTGCCTTTTGTATTAATAGGAGTGCTTATTGCAGGCGGTATTCAAATCTTTATAACAGAAGATCATATAAAACGTTGGATCCCGAAAAATAAATTTTTGGCGATCACAATGAGCTGTGTGATTGGTGCTTGCTTTCCAGCCTGCGAATGTGGAATTGTACCGATTGTCCGAAGGTTGATTTCAAAAGGTGTCCCAATTTATGCGGGAATTGGTTTTTTATTAACGGGTCCACTCATAAATCCTATCGTAATCTTATCTACATATATGGCGTTTGGAAATGATTTTAAGATTGCTTTCTCTCGTATGATTATAGGGTTCCTCATCGCCATTTTCATCGCATTTATGATTAGTCTAATTTTTAAAACAAATCAATTGAAACATAAGACAGATCATTACCATAATCATCTTAATACATCCAATTCTAAGACTATTCCAGGAAAAATTTTAGGGGTTCTCACACACTCTGTGGATGAGTTTTTTGACATGGGACGTTACCTTATAGTTGGTGCTTTATTAGCTGCATTTGTACAAACCTATATATCTTCCGAATCATTAGTGGCAATAGGAAATGGCCAAGTAATTTCCTCGACGGCAGTTATGATGGGACTAGCATACGTTCTTTCCTTGTGTTCGGAAGCGGATGCTTTTATAGGAGCTTCGTTTAGCAATCTTTTCCCACCACCAGCTATATTGGCTTTCTTAGTCTATGGGCCAATGATTGATTTGAAGAATACTATTATGATGCTTAGCGTATTTAAATCAAAGTTTGTATTCACTTTTGTGGGGATTGTCACGCTGACGGTCTTTTTCGTGATGGTATTGCTTAGTGGATTTTACTAG
- a CDS encoding TIGR03943 family putative permease subunit, which translates to MRFHGQQAFRAVILLLFVFFIYKLHITNDILKLINPKYSALSITGVVILLLLFIAQLPRIWALKEEEYDHHGDHHRHHHHHDHGDGRLNGKKILSYVIIILPVATGLLIPPQTLDASIAAKKGAMLSLRNDALKAEQQKEEITDDDEQQNEAEKDNPKPTVPNERSTPSDDNPQDPNVDSNTVTREEYDQIIQNLEQSSSIKMSESLYSTYYQAINTDMEKYEGREITLNGFVCKEDGFASNQLVIGRFIITHCVADSSVIGFLSEFEDAASLPPDKWIEATGTIKIEEYNGVKMPIVDVTEWKEVERLEQPYLYPLSIQIM; encoded by the coding sequence ATGCGTTTTCATGGTCAACAAGCATTTAGAGCGGTTATTTTGTTATTGTTTGTTTTCTTCATTTATAAACTTCATATTACAAATGACATTTTAAAATTAATTAATCCGAAATATTCCGCACTCAGCATTACAGGTGTTGTTATTCTTCTCCTTTTATTTATCGCACAGTTACCAAGGATTTGGGCACTAAAGGAAGAAGAATACGATCATCATGGCGACCATCACCGTCACCATCACCATCATGATCATGGAGATGGGAGACTAAACGGGAAGAAGATTCTCTCTTACGTAATAATTATTTTACCAGTTGCGACTGGATTACTTATACCTCCTCAGACTTTGGATGCCTCGATTGCAGCTAAAAAGGGTGCCATGCTCTCTTTAAGGAACGATGCCCTTAAAGCAGAACAGCAAAAGGAAGAGATTACAGATGATGATGAACAGCAGAATGAGGCAGAGAAAGATAATCCCAAACCAACTGTACCAAACGAAAGAAGTACACCTTCGGATGATAACCCCCAAGATCCGAACGTGGATTCCAATACTGTAACAAGGGAAGAGTATGACCAAATTATTCAGAACTTGGAGCAAAGCTCTTCCATTAAAATGTCTGAATCCTTATATTCGACCTACTATCAGGCTATTAACACGGATATGGAAAAGTATGAAGGTAGGGAGATAACCTTAAATGGGTTTGTGTGTAAGGAGGATGGATTTGCTAGTAATCAACTGGTCATTGGTAGATTTATCATCACCCATTGTGTTGCGGATTCAAGTGTTATCGGATTTTTATCTGAATTTGAAGATGCTGCTTCTTTACCTCCAGATAAATGGATTGAAGCAACCGGGACTATCAAAATTGAAGAATATAATGGTGTGAAAATGCCCATTGTTGATGTAACGGAATGGAAGGAAGTGGAACGGCTGGAACAACCGTACTTGTATCCATTGAGTATTCAGATTATGTGA